One Paracoccaceae bacterium genomic region harbors:
- a CDS encoding serine/threonine protein kinase → MQPSIAADIFRPGDVLNNTYRIETVLGRGGTSEVYRARSEISGRLVAIKVLKAELAKDEAYLRLMTREEAIRDIRHSAVVRYSENHRTPEGHVYLVMDYVEGPTLDRLMAKGPVPADDLMVIAARVAEGLVVAHAARVVHRDLSPDNIILRGGDPAEAVIIDFGIAKDDTPGAETIVGNEFAGKYAYAAPEQLHGRTDQRSDIYALGATLLAAFRGRTPDLGSNPVEMLNIKTKAPDVTGVPEPLRGLIAALTQPDPAARPQTMADVLRRIDPTWQPPRNLSAHGPTTPPVKMATVVPPAEPPPRKSRAGMVLVLLLLAVAGGGGAAWWTGTLDRFMTPALPVASPYVLTMDKAADAPLRISGHAPDEATQAALTERAAATGGTAEVSLAQGAISEGWGVGVLAIAAAVEPLPEWQVAVTDNSARVSGTALNRAARDAVIAALAATPGPIVIEPDIGVRPTFLTDDVVAPIVAAHQDCGPLAHDPPPPTGWGEGARIVVTGRMATEAGRLKLFDALTAAIGERTALIDVEILNPTLCSIEAALPRAPSRGFKVIFGFGDRPDPNPAARYYVGENPVIDVVIPADVTDGNLWVAIVDVTGTVFHLLPNLNRPENDVASLRNGQAGEVTVRVAYSLDEAQGTPRMAFLVDDSIMGKSKIVVLHAPRQVFEVLRPMSESVASFASALAAQEDGPVSLFSVDSRILTTESARSAPAAP, encoded by the coding sequence ATGCAGCCATCCATCGCCGCCGACATCTTCCGCCCGGGCGACGTTCTGAACAACACCTACCGCATCGAGACGGTGCTGGGCCGTGGTGGCACGTCCGAGGTGTATCGGGCGCGGTCCGAGATTTCGGGGCGGCTGGTCGCGATCAAGGTGCTGAAGGCAGAACTGGCGAAGGACGAGGCCTATCTGCGGCTGATGACGCGGGAAGAGGCGATCCGTGACATCCGCCATTCCGCCGTGGTGCGCTATTCGGAAAACCACCGCACCCCCGAGGGTCATGTCTATCTGGTGATGGACTATGTCGAGGGGCCGACGCTGGACCGGCTGATGGCGAAGGGGCCGGTGCCCGCCGATGACCTGATGGTCATCGCGGCGCGCGTCGCCGAGGGCCTTGTGGTGGCCCATGCCGCACGGGTGGTGCACCGCGACCTGTCGCCCGACAACATCATCCTGCGGGGTGGCGACCCGGCCGAGGCGGTGATCATCGATTTCGGCATCGCCAAGGACGACACGCCGGGCGCCGAGACGATTGTCGGGAACGAGTTCGCCGGAAAATATGCCTATGCCGCGCCCGAGCAGTTGCACGGGCGGACCGACCAGCGGTCCGACATCTACGCCCTGGGCGCCACGCTGCTGGCCGCGTTCCGGGGGCGGACACCCGACCTGGGGTCGAACCCGGTCGAGATGCTGAACATCAAGACCAAGGCGCCGGACGTGACCGGGGTGCCCGAGCCGCTGCGCGGGCTGATCGCGGCGCTGACCCAGCCCGACCCGGCCGCGCGACCGCAGACCATGGCGGATGTGCTGCGCCGCATCGACCCCACCTGGCAGCCGCCGCGCAACCTGTCGGCGCACGGACCGACCACGCCGCCCGTGAAGATGGCCACTGTGGTGCCGCCTGCGGAGCCGCCGCCGCGCAAGTCGCGTGCCGGCATGGTTCTGGTGCTGCTGCTGTTGGCTGTTGCGGGGGGTGGCGGTGCGGCCTGGTGGACCGGGACGCTCGACCGGTTCATGACCCCTGCCCTGCCGGTGGCCAGCCCCTATGTGCTGACGATGGACAAGGCGGCCGACGCGCCGCTGCGGATCAGCGGCCACGCGCCGGACGAGGCCACGCAGGCCGCCCTGACCGAGCGTGCCGCGGCGACGGGCGGGACCGCGGAGGTGTCACTGGCGCAGGGCGCGATTTCCGAGGGCTGGGGCGTTGGCGTGCTGGCGATTGCGGCGGCGGTCGAACCCCTGCCCGAGTGGCAGGTCGCGGTGACGGACAACAGCGCGCGGGTATCGGGGACGGCGCTGAACCGGGCGGCGCGGGATGCCGTGATCGCCGCGCTGGCCGCCACCCCGGGGCCCATCGTGATCGAACCCGACATCGGCGTGCGGCCGACCTTTCTGACCGACGATGTGGTGGCGCCGATCGTGGCCGCGCATCAGGACTGCGGGCCGCTGGCCCATGATCCGCCACCGCCGACCGGCTGGGGCGAAGGGGCCCGGATCGTGGTGACCGGACGGATGGCGACCGAGGCCGGGCGGCTGAAGCTGTTCGACGCGCTGACGGCGGCGATCGGCGAGCGGACCGCCCTGATCGACGTGGAGATCCTGAACCCGACGCTGTGCAGCATCGAGGCGGCGCTGCCGCGCGCGCCGTCGCGCGGGTTCAAGGTGATCTTCGGCTTCGGCGACCGGCCCGACCCCAACCCCGCCGCGCGCTATTATGTGGGCGAGAATCCGGTGATCGACGTGGTGATCCCGGCCGATGTGACGGATGGCAACCTGTGGGTCGCCATCGTGGATGTGACCGGCACGGTGTTTCACCTGCTGCCAAACCTGAACCGGCCCGAGAATGACGTGGCCAGCCTGCGGAACGGGCAGGCTGGCGAGGTGACGGTGCGGGTGGCCTATTCGCTGGACGAGGCGCAGGGCACGCCGCGCATGGCCTTTCTGGTGGATGACAGCATCATGGGCAAATCCAAGATCGTGGTGCTGCACGCGCCCCGGCAGGTGTTCGAGGTGCTGCGGCCGATGTCGGAATCGGTGGCGAGCTTTGCCTCGGCGCTTGCGGCGCAGGAGGACGGGCCGGTGTCGCTGTTCTCGGTGGATTCGCGCATCCTGACGACCGAGTCGGCGCGCAGCGCCCCTGCCGCGCCCTGA
- a CDS encoding OmpA family protein, with protein sequence MLSLRFSMIALAVAAGLAAPAAAQSADATNATAAELQALFQRQKSRGLKLAPGTGVSASAGVGVTTGVATSVAAVTAPAQGGTVVSAASDAEVLVPVAYAELDAEDQVNIRIAFDFDSAVLRESEATKLSQLCLAMKAVDVAMFRIVGHTDAAGTDTYNDKLSLLRAEEVKRHLVSDCGIDGERLQAVGVGKRYLSNPDDPRGEENRRVEFQALS encoded by the coding sequence ATGCTGTCCTTGCGTTTTTCCATGATCGCCCTTGCCGTCGCCGCGGGTCTTGCCGCCCCTGCGGCCGCGCAGTCCGCCGATGCCACGAATGCCACGGCCGCCGAACTGCAGGCGCTGTTCCAGCGGCAGAAGTCGCGCGGGTTGAAGCTCGCGCCCGGAACCGGCGTTTCGGCGTCGGCCGGCGTCGGCGTGACGACCGGCGTCGCCACCTCGGTGGCGGCCGTCACCGCGCCCGCGCAGGGCGGCACGGTGGTTTCCGCCGCGTCGGATGCGGAGGTGCTGGTGCCGGTGGCCTATGCCGAGCTTGACGCGGAGGACCAGGTGAACATCCGCATCGCCTTTGACTTCGACAGCGCGGTGCTGCGCGAAAGCGAGGCGACGAAGCTGAGCCAGCTTTGCCTTGCGATGAAGGCGGTCGATGTGGCCATGTTCCGCATCGTCGGCCATACCGACGCGGCAGGGACGGATACCTACAACGACAAGCTGTCGCTGCTGCGCGCCGAGGAGGTGAAGCGTCATCTGGTGTCGGATTGCGGGATCGACGGCGAGCGGCTGCAGGCCGTGGGCGTCGGCAAGCGGTATCTGTCGAATCCGGACGATCCGCGTGGCGAGGAAAACCGCCGGGTCGAGTTCCAGGCGCTGAGCTGA
- the tssM gene encoding type VI secretion system membrane subunit TssM, whose protein sequence is MIRKVLYLALRSTYALIWLVTLTLAVCLWMFGPFIVLGEWDPFADPMDRIIWIGGLLGFALFLTILIWFLRRRRDRKMNEDIVASTETDDEEDDGVQSEAEEMRQKLRTALAQLRKSKMGSKSLYELPWYVMIGPPGAGKTTAIVNSGLKFPLVEEFGQASIGGVGGTRNCDWWFTDNAVMIDTAGRYTTQESDAEADNQGWLNFLTLLKKHRKRQPINGAIIAISLSDLSMQDEVTQAGHARAIRRRLHELREKLGVRFPVYVIFTKADLIAGFTEFYDNLGKEAREQVWGFTLPFEKARANVSPVAAFDDEFSLLLTQLNAQSLERLQSETDHQRRSLVAGFPGQVASVRQVARDFLNEVFQDNKFSERHMLRGVYFASGTQEGTPIDRLMMGMARTFGIGRQAIGSGKGTGRSYFLTRLFEGVIFREAGLVSSDDKVERRYKIARGLAIAATLVAAVAAGGIWLRSFLGNQALIAETTERMKAYDTAASVIPPSPVGDSDIATTVPALNILRGLPSNPLAGDVPPAGTLGYGLYQGRIIGASAGQSYRAALNQHLLPRLLLRLENQMQGSMSNPEFLYEVLKVYLMLGQQGPLNAELVREYLVNDWNASFTGIGAEELKTSLRLHLDALMSQPMQKIALNGPLVEQAQDILSQMPMAQRIYNGIINSPKALELPKWRITDVGGPAVDRVFVRSSGKPLNEGIEGIYTYDGFNNVFLGEALGVSRRLQSEAWVLGEKNVAVQSEVAILAVARDVLDLYYNDFIARYEGILSDVDIIPMSSMSQAVEVTNVLSGPTSPLVNLLMAVAQETRLTEDRNIVPGAAVGEGISAAAGIELRSMLSAQAAVFINALEAANPGGPKPKPPGVFVEERFAWLHTLVARTDNQPSQLDQLRVILEEVYREMSRLAITSGAGGLVAPNQDSALIELIQLTQRLPGPMQRWTSQIAAGSSGVSAEGTRATVNAKWQAQVLPVCEQSFAGRYPFNRRSASEVGIADFTRMFSPGGLLDTFFNENLAQFVDTRTRPWTFKQVNGADLGMAPAALEAFMHAADIRAAFFPQGPVPAARFSVTPSAVDPNATSVTLEIDGAAAKLTQGDGQPPPTGVVWPGAAGYGRLTFEPPLQGVENALRRDGPWGWFRLLDSAEIRNTDVNERKRLIFKVGGRVAIFFMQSDSALNPFALPALYKFSCPKSF, encoded by the coding sequence ATGATCCGGAAGGTCCTCTATCTCGCGCTCCGCTCGACCTATGCGCTGATCTGGCTGGTCACGCTCACGCTTGCGGTCTGCCTCTGGATGTTCGGCCCGTTCATCGTGCTGGGGGAATGGGACCCGTTCGCCGACCCGATGGACCGCATCATCTGGATCGGCGGCCTGCTGGGCTTCGCCCTCTTCCTGACCATCCTCATCTGGTTCCTGCGCCGCCGTCGCGACCGCAAGATGAACGAGGACATCGTCGCCTCGACCGAGACCGACGACGAAGAGGATGACGGCGTCCAGTCGGAAGCCGAGGAAATGCGCCAGAAGCTGCGCACGGCCCTCGCGCAGCTGCGCAAGTCAAAGATGGGCTCGAAAAGCCTGTACGAGCTTCCCTGGTATGTGATGATCGGTCCGCCGGGGGCGGGCAAGACCACGGCCATCGTGAACTCGGGCCTGAAGTTCCCTCTGGTCGAGGAATTCGGGCAGGCCAGCATCGGCGGCGTCGGCGGCACCCGCAACTGCGACTGGTGGTTCACCGACAACGCCGTGATGATCGACACCGCCGGGCGCTACACCACCCAGGAAAGCGACGCCGAGGCCGACAACCAGGGCTGGCTCAACTTCCTGACGCTGCTCAAGAAGCACCGCAAGCGGCAGCCGATCAACGGCGCGATCATCGCGATTTCCCTGTCCGACCTGTCGATGCAGGACGAGGTCACCCAGGCAGGTCACGCCCGCGCCATCCGCCGCCGCCTGCACGAACTGCGCGAGAAGCTGGGCGTGCGCTTTCCGGTCTATGTGATCTTCACCAAGGCCGACCTCATCGCGGGCTTCACCGAATTCTACGACAATCTGGGGAAAGAGGCGCGCGAGCAGGTCTGGGGCTTCACGCTGCCCTTCGAGAAGGCGCGGGCCAACGTCTCGCCCGTCGCGGCCTTCGACGATGAATTCTCGCTGCTCCTGACGCAACTGAACGCGCAAAGCCTGGAACGTCTTCAGTCCGAGACCGACCATCAGCGGCGCAGCCTGGTCGCGGGCTTCCCGGGCCAGGTCGCGTCGGTCCGGCAGGTGGCGCGCGATTTCCTGAACGAGGTGTTCCAGGACAACAAGTTCAGCGAACGTCACATGCTGCGCGGCGTCTATTTTGCCAGCGGCACGCAGGAAGGCACGCCGATCGACCGCCTGATGATGGGCATGGCGCGCACCTTCGGCATCGGCCGGCAGGCCATCGGTTCGGGCAAGGGAACCGGCCGCAGCTATTTCCTGACCCGCCTGTTCGAGGGCGTGATCTTCCGCGAGGCCGGGCTCGTGTCGTCCGACGACAAGGTGGAACGCCGCTACAAGATCGCACGCGGGCTGGCCATTGCCGCCACCCTGGTGGCGGCGGTCGCGGCGGGCGGCATCTGGCTGCGCAGCTTCCTCGGCAACCAGGCCCTGATCGCGGAAACCACCGAACGGATGAAGGCCTACGACACGGCCGCCTCGGTCATTCCGCCAAGCCCCGTGGGCGACAGCGACATCGCGACCACCGTTCCCGCCCTGAACATCCTGCGCGGCCTTCCGTCGAACCCGCTCGCGGGCGATGTGCCCCCGGCGGGCACGCTGGGCTACGGCCTCTATCAGGGCCGCATCATCGGCGCGAGCGCGGGCCAGAGCTATCGCGCGGCGCTGAACCAGCATCTGCTGCCGCGCCTGCTGCTGCGTCTCGAAAACCAGATGCAGGGCTCGATGAGCAATCCGGAATTCCTGTACGAGGTGCTGAAGGTCTACCTGATGCTCGGCCAGCAGGGCCCGCTGAACGCCGAACTCGTGCGCGAGTATCTTGTGAACGACTGGAACGCCTCGTTCACCGGGATCGGCGCGGAAGAGCTGAAGACCAGCCTGCGCCTGCATCTGGACGCCCTGATGTCGCAGCCGATGCAGAAGATCGCGCTGAACGGCCCGCTGGTCGAACAGGCACAGGATATCCTGTCGCAGATGCCGATGGCGCAGCGCATCTACAACGGCATCATCAACAGCCCGAAGGCGCTTGAACTGCCGAAATGGCGGATCACCGATGTCGGTGGCCCGGCTGTGGATCGGGTGTTCGTGCGATCCTCGGGCAAGCCCCTGAACGAGGGGATCGAGGGCATCTACACCTACGACGGCTTCAACAACGTCTTCCTGGGCGAGGCCCTTGGCGTGTCGCGCAGGTTGCAGAGCGAGGCCTGGGTCCTGGGCGAAAAGAACGTCGCCGTGCAGTCCGAGGTGGCAATCCTCGCGGTCGCGCGGGATGTGCTCGATCTCTACTACAACGACTTCATCGCGCGCTACGAAGGCATCCTGTCGGACGTCGACATCATCCCGATGTCCTCGATGAGCCAGGCCGTCGAGGTCACCAACGTCCTGTCCGGTCCCACCTCGCCGCTGGTCAACCTGCTGATGGCCGTGGCGCAGGAAACCCGCCTGACCGAGGATCGCAACATCGTGCCCGGTGCCGCCGTGGGCGAGGGCATCTCGGCCGCCGCAGGCATCGAACTGCGCTCGATGCTCAGCGCCCAGGCGGCGGTGTTCATCAACGCGCTCGAGGCGGCGAACCCGGGCGGGCCCAAGCCCAAACCGCCGGGAGTGTTTGTCGAGGAACGCTTTGCCTGGCTGCACACCCTTGTCGCGCGTACCGACAACCAGCCATCGCAGCTCGACCAGCTGCGCGTGATCCTGGAAGAGGTGTACCGCGAGATGTCGCGCCTTGCGATCACCTCGGGCGCAGGTGGCCTGGTGGCACCCAACCAGGATTCCGCGCTGATCGAACTGATCCAGTTGACCCAGCGGCTGCCCGGGCCGATGCAGCGCTGGACATCGCAGATCGCGGCCGGTTCCTCGGGCGTCAGCGCCGAAGGCACCCGGGCAACGGTCAATGCCAAGTGGCAGGCGCAGGTTCTGCCTGTCTGCGAACAGTCGTTCGCAGGTCGCTACCCGTTCAACCGTCGCTCTGCCTCGGAGGTGGGGATCGCCGATTTCACCCGGATGTTCTCGCCCGGGGGCCTGCTGGACACGTTCTTCAACGAGAACCTCGCGCAGTTCGTCGATACCCGGACCCGTCCCTGGACCTTCAAGCAGGTGAATGGCGCCGATCTCGGCATGGCCCCGGCAGCGCTTGAGGCATTCATGCACGCGGCCGACATCCGTGCGGCCTTTTTCCCGCAGGGTCCGGTTCCCGCCGCACGGTTCAGCGTCACGCCCTCCGCGGTCGATCCGAATGCAACCTCGGTGACGCTCGAGATCGACGGCGCCGCGGCCAAGCTGACGCAGGGCGACGGGCAGCCCCCGCCAACCGGCGTCGTCTGGCCCGGTGCCGCCGGCTATGGACGGCTGACCTTCGAGCCGCCGCTTCAGGGCGTCGAGAACGCGCTGCGGCGCGACGGGCCCTGGGGCTGGTTCCGCCTGCTCGACAGCGCCGAGATCCGCAATACCGACGTGAATGAACGCAAGCGTTTGATTTTCAAGGTGGGGGGCCGTGTGGCGATCTTCTTCATGCAGTCGGACTCGGCGCTGAATCCCTTCGCGCTGCCCGCGCTCTACAAATTCTCCTGTCCGAAGTCCTTTTGA
- the tssL gene encoding type VI secretion system protein TssL, long form gives MAGNDPFAEPDDSERTVIRPNPGGRRGAPAPAAQPGVPNYPQPAQPQAQPLGYGVPQQAPPQAAAAPAAKAAEAPIQLAMTGMNRLNAAAAMLFALVSRIRNRAQHMDPDALRGKVVAEVRAFDSRAIAAGIDPQQVKVARYAICATIDDVVLNTPWGEQSNWALQSMVGTFHRETVGGDRLYDVLARLEKDPPNNIELLEFIYMCLTLGFEGRLRVEQGGVDKHLTIRSGLARIIRAQRGPVEQDLSPHWKGLDKPHRTLSAWRPVYLAVGVTALILSLMFGGLSYTLAYNADPVIARMIEIDRPTPPVLDRPAPPPPPPPPPPPQEGPTQLELVEGFLEPEITEGLVKVFQDPTSLTVRVKGQGMFGSGSDKLTKGYDAKIERLAKALNDQPGRILIVGHSDSSPIRTAKFPSNMHLSLARAESVLKQMEKHLDDPKRLSAEGRAEKEPIADNDTAEGRAENRRIEIVLLKAES, from the coding sequence ATGGCCGGTAACGACCCCTTCGCCGAGCCCGACGATTCGGAGCGGACAGTCATCCGCCCCAATCCCGGCGGACGCAGGGGCGCCCCTGCCCCGGCGGCGCAGCCCGGCGTCCCGAACTATCCGCAGCCCGCCCAGCCGCAGGCGCAGCCCCTGGGCTATGGCGTGCCGCAGCAGGCCCCCCCGCAGGCCGCCGCCGCGCCCGCCGCCAAGGCCGCAGAGGCGCCTATCCAGTTGGCGATGACCGGCATGAATCGCCTGAATGCGGCGGCGGCGATGCTGTTCGCGCTTGTCAGCCGTATTCGCAACCGGGCGCAGCACATGGACCCCGACGCCTTGCGCGGCAAGGTCGTGGCAGAGGTGCGCGCCTTTGACAGCCGCGCCATTGCGGCGGGCATCGACCCGCAGCAGGTCAAGGTCGCGCGCTATGCGATCTGCGCCACGATCGACGACGTGGTGCTGAACACGCCCTGGGGCGAACAGTCGAACTGGGCGCTGCAATCCATGGTGGGGACGTTCCACCGCGAAACGGTGGGTGGCGACCGGCTGTATGACGTCCTGGCGCGGCTGGAAAAGGACCCGCCCAACAACATCGAACTGCTCGAATTCATCTACATGTGCCTGACCCTCGGCTTCGAGGGGCGGCTCCGGGTCGAACAGGGCGGCGTCGACAAGCACCTGACCATCCGTTCGGGCCTCGCACGCATCATCCGCGCGCAGCGCGGCCCGGTCGAACAGGATCTGTCGCCGCACTGGAAGGGGCTGGACAAGCCGCACCGGACGCTGTCCGCCTGGCGGCCGGTCTATCTGGCCGTGGGGGTTACCGCCCTGATCCTCTCGCTGATGTTCGGGGGGCTCAGCTATACGCTCGCCTACAACGCCGACCCGGTCATTGCGCGCATGATCGAGATCGACCGGCCCACGCCCCCGGTTCTCGACCGCCCGGCACCCCCGCCCCCGCCACCTCCGCCGCCCCCGCCACAGGAGGGCCCGACCCAGCTCGAACTTGTCGAGGGCTTCCTTGAGCCCGAGATCACCGAGGGTCTGGTCAAGGTATTCCAGGACCCCACGTCGCTGACCGTGCGCGTCAAGGGGCAGGGCATGTTCGGCTCCGGGTCGGACAAGTTGACCAAGGGCTATGATGCCAAGATCGAACGGCTGGCCAAGGCGCTGAACGATCAGCCCGGGCGCATCCTGATCGTCGGCCATTCCGACAGCAGCCCGATCCGCACCGCGAAGTTCCCGTCGAACATGCACCTGTCCCTTGCCCGTGCCGAGTCGGTGCTGAAGCAGATGGAAAAGCATCTTGACGATCCCAAGCGCCTGTCGGCCGAGGGTCGGGCCGAGAAGGAGCCCATCGCCGACAACGACACGGCCGAGGGCCGTGCCGAGAACCGGCGGATCGAGATCGTCCTGTTGAAGGCTGAAAGCTGA
- the tagF gene encoding type VI secretion system-associated protein TagF, with protein sequence MTARFGAFGKFPALGDFFRLDLPQGFVDPWDRWLQDGIVAARSTLGEAWQDCYFSAPIWRFTLAPGIAGASGWIGVMMMSVDRVGRQFPLTLVAGLADEQPAMLEHFRQQSTFLELEHLALDALEDGMTREVLSGRLAAIALDPPGAPVRLAIAPGGLTMQGASPGQAGAAVAAQLAGARFRRPSVWSADLDGATRLMVCEGLPAGGQMLGLFDMGAQVWQAPEEAA encoded by the coding sequence ATGACCGCGCGCTTCGGAGCCTTCGGCAAATTTCCGGCACTGGGTGATTTCTTCCGGCTGGACCTGCCGCAGGGGTTTGTCGACCCCTGGGACCGCTGGTTGCAGGACGGCATCGTCGCCGCGCGGTCGACCCTGGGCGAGGCATGGCAGGATTGCTATTTCTCGGCACCGATCTGGCGCTTCACCCTGGCGCCGGGCATTGCCGGGGCCTCGGGCTGGATCGGCGTCATGATGATGTCCGTCGACCGCGTCGGGCGGCAGTTCCCGCTGACGCTGGTCGCGGGTCTCGCCGACGAACAGCCCGCCATGCTGGAACATTTCCGCCAGCAATCGACATTCCTGGAGCTGGAGCATCTCGCACTCGACGCGCTTGAGGACGGCATGACGCGCGAGGTGCTGTCGGGCCGTCTGGCCGCCATCGCCCTCGATCCCCCGGGTGCGCCGGTTCGCCTTGCGATCGCGCCGGGTGGCCTGACGATGCAGGGCGCCAGCCCGGGTCAGGCCGGCGCGGCGGTTGCCGCGCAGCTGGCCGGTGCGCGGTTCCGCCGCCCGTCGGTGTGGTCCGCCGATCTGGATGGCGCGACGCGGCTCATGGTCTGCGAGGGGTTGCCTGCCGGGGGGCAGATGCTGGGCCTGTTCGACATGGGCGCGCAGGTCTGGCAGGCGCCAGAGGAGGCCGCGTGA
- a CDS encoding M15 family metallopeptidase, whose translation MARNPTKSAPPPNWIVPAVIVAVALVFVPIVWKVTGYVLFTTTGTDGSTAPAVDSGARIEIENLRQVIETLQQRIGLVEQELSRLQNMPREAAPATDPSDPNFIPERLGDNQILDSYAQVVSLAGRRTINEGISVSSPSFLLETFGPPREVLSDDCEPMTNPKLKAMLVTTDVGPIRVSMLQPAVDSLTNVFEKIKATDIDLYNRISTAGALCVRRIRGSQSSVSTHAFGLAVDLNIDGVLDTLGDGRTQLGLTILADFFQAEGWFWGAAFSREDSMHFEVSREMITRWRAEGKI comes from the coding sequence ATGGCCCGCAACCCGACGAAGTCCGCACCGCCCCCGAACTGGATCGTCCCCGCCGTGATCGTGGCGGTGGCGCTCGTGTTCGTGCCGATCGTGTGGAAGGTCACGGGTTACGTCCTGTTCACGACCACCGGCACCGACGGGTCCACCGCGCCTGCCGTCGACAGCGGCGCCCGGATCGAGATCGAGAACCTGCGCCAGGTGATCGAGACGCTGCAACAGCGCATCGGTCTTGTCGAACAGGAACTGTCGCGCCTGCAGAACATGCCGCGCGAGGCGGCCCCCGCCACGGACCCCTCGGACCCGAACTTCATCCCCGAACGGCTGGGCGACAACCAGATCCTCGACAGCTACGCCCAGGTGGTCAGTCTCGCAGGGCGCCGCACCATCAACGAAGGCATCTCGGTATCCTCGCCCTCCTTCCTGCTCGAAACCTTCGGCCCCCCGCGCGAGGTGCTGTCCGACGATTGCGAGCCGATGACGAACCCCAAGCTGAAGGCCATGCTGGTCACCACCGATGTCGGGCCGATCCGCGTGTCGATGCTGCAGCCGGCGGTCGATTCCCTGACCAACGTGTTCGAAAAGATCAAGGCCACCGACATCGACCTCTACAACCGCATCTCGACCGCCGGCGCGCTTTGCGTGCGGCGCATCCGGGGATCGCAAAGCTCGGTCTCGACCCATGCCTTCGGCCTGGCCGTCGATCTGAACATCGACGGCGTGCTCGACACGCTGGGCGACGGCCGGACACAGCTCGGCCTGACGATCCTGGCCGATTTCTTCCAGGCCGAAGGCTGGTTCTGGGGCGCCGCCTTCAGCCGCGAGGACAGCATGCACTTCGAGGTCAGCCGCGAAATGATCACCAGGTGGCGGGCCGAGGGCAAGATCTGA
- a CDS encoding serine/threonine-protein phosphatase — MMRPGLRYSARTHVGRVRKVNEDSILALPDQRIWVVADGMGGHEAGDFASQTITETVAMIPTDLEPGELMRELRTAIMRANTVIHEAATTRFHGTVGSTVVALILTDTHFATLWAGDSRAYLLRDGTIQMLTTDHSVVGEFVAAGQMTWDEAEHHPQSNAITRAVGVDAALDLDKVRGEVQPGDRFLICSDGLTKYAGFATLERMLTNAPIETVVDRLMNHALSSGGGDNVSVIVVDVP; from the coding sequence ATGATGCGCCCGGGCCTGCGGTATTCCGCCCGCACCCATGTCGGCCGCGTCCGCAAGGTGAACGAGGATTCCATCCTCGCCCTGCCGGATCAGCGGATCTGGGTGGTGGCCGATGGCATGGGCGGGCACGAGGCGGGCGATTTCGCCAGCCAGACGATCACCGAGACCGTCGCCATGATCCCGACCGATCTGGAACCGGGCGAGCTGATGCGGGAACTCCGCACCGCGATCATGCGTGCCAACACCGTGATCCACGAGGCTGCGACCACCCGGTTCCATGGCACCGTGGGCTCGACCGTCGTGGCGCTGATCCTGACCGACACGCATTTCGCAACGCTCTGGGCCGGTGACAGCCGGGCCTACCTGCTGCGCGACGGCACGATCCAGATGCTGACCACCGACCATTCGGTCGTGGGAGAGTTCGTGGCGGCAGGGCAGATGACCTGGGACGAGGCCGAACATCACCCGCAGTCGAACGCGATCACCCGCGCGGTCGGCGTCGACGCCGCGCTTGATCTCGACAAGGTGCGCGGCGAGGTGCAGCCGGGCGACCGCTTCCTGATCTGCTCGGACGGCCTGACCAAATACGCAGGCTTCGCCACCCTTGAACGCATGCTGACCAATGCGCCCATCGAGACGGTCGTGGACCGCCTGATGAACCACGCCCTGTCTTCGGGCGGTGGCGACAACGTGTCGGTGATCGTGGTCGACGTTCCCTGA